From Alloacidobacterium dinghuense:
TCGAAATATGTTCAGAAAAAATTTGTCCGTATTCATGCTGGCTTCACTTGGATTGCTGGCGGTATCGACTGCCGCGGTTGCGCAGTCTTCAGATCTGGCGGCAACGCCGCCGATGGGCTGGAACAGCTGGAATCATTTTGCGGGAAAAGTGACGGATGCAGATGTGCGCGGAGCTGCCGATGCCCTGGTGTCGAGTGGAATGCGCGATGCGGGTTACATTTACGTAAATATCGACGATACCTGGGAAGGCGAGCGTGACGCGAGTGGCGTCCTGCACACAAACAGCAAGTTTCCCGACATGAAGGCCCTTGCCGATTACGTGCATTCGAAAGGCTTGAAGCTGGGGATTTACTCGGGACCAGGACCGAAGACCTGCGCCAAATACGAAGGCAGCTATGGGCACGAGGAGCAGGACGCAAAGATGTACGCTGCCTGGGGCATCGATTACCTGAAGTATGACCTGTGCAGCTTTACTCAGCTGATGAAGCAGCAAACCGGCGACGAGCATAGCGAAAAGGCTTTCGAAATGCAGAAGGTCGCTTACGAAAAGATGCACAAAGCGCTGGTTGCGACCGGACGTCCGATCGTCTATAGCCTTTGCCAGTATGGATGGAATGACGTGTGGGAGTGGGGTCCGCAGGTGGGTGGCAATCTGTGGCGCACGACGGGCGATATCAACGATCACTACGATCGGATGGAGCAGATCGGGTTCTCGCAGGCTGGGTTGGCAAAGTTTGCTGGACCGGGACACTGGAACGATCCGGACATGCTGGAAGTGGGCAACGGCGGCATGACGGATGATGAATACCGGCAACACATGACGCTTTGGGTGATTCTGGCGGCTCCGCTGCTCGCCGGGAACGACTTGAGCAAGATGAGTCCGGAGACGCTGGCGATTCTGACGAATAAAGATGTGATTGCTGTGGACCAGGACAAGCTCGGCAAGCAGGGTGATCGCGTGTGGGCCGAGGGTCCGAAGGAAATCTGGGCGAAGCCGTTGTCGGGCGGAGCGAAGGCAGTGGCCTTGTTCAATCGCGCGCCTGATCCGAAGGCGATCACACTGAAGCTGAGCGATGTTGGTTTTGGCGCGAATGCAAAGATGCGCGATCTGTGGACGGGCAAGGATGTAACGTCCACGAACGGTGCTTACACTGTTCTGATTCCGAAGCATGGGACCGTGTTGTTGAAAGTCAGCCAATAGCGCATGGACTCAGGGCGTGAGCTGGCAGCGAGGACGCTTGCGCGCGTCACGCGCCGGCTCATTCCTTTTCTCTTTTTGTTGTATGTGTTTGCTTATCTCGACCGCGTCAATGTTGGCTATGCGGCGCTGTTCATCCGGCGCGAACTAAACTTCAGCAACACCGTATATGGTACGGGCGCAGGGCTGTTCTTTCTGAGCTATGCGCTGCTGGAAGTGCCTTGCAATATGATCCTGCTGCGCATGGGGCCGCGTCGGTGGATCGGCTTGCTGCTGGTGGTGTGGGGCATCATTTCCGCGAGCATGGCGCTGGTGCGTACTCCTTTTGAGTTCTATTTATTGCGGTTTCTGCTGGGTGTGGCGGAGTCTGGGTTCTTTCCCGGGATCATTCTTTATCTCACGTACTGGTTTCCGAAGCAGCAGAAGGCGCGGGCGATGGCGCGGTTCCTGTCGGCGACGGCGGTTTCCGGAGTGATTGGCGCTCCGCTTTCGAATTTGTTGCTGCGGTTGGATGGGGTTGCCGGTATCGCTGGATGGAAATGGCTCTTTGTTGGCGAGGGCGTGCCATCGATTCTGTTGGGGCTGCTGGTGTTCCGGGTGCTGGCCGATCACCCGGCGAGCGCGTCATGGCTGCCGGAAGACGAGCGGCAATGGCTGATCGAGACACTGGAAGCGGAGCGATCTGAGATCTCCGCTACGCACTCGGTGCACTTGCGCGCGGTGTGGCGTAACGGCGTGATGTGGCAGCTTTCGGCCATCTATTTTCTGCTGTCGGTTGGGTTTTACAGTCTGAGCCTCTGGATGCCTGTGGTGTTGAAGCAGTTATCAGGCGCTTCGGAGCGGCGTGTGATTCTGCTGACGGCCATTCCTTGGCTGTTCGCGACGCTGGTGATGCTGACGATTGGGTATTTTTCTGACAAGCGGCAGGAGCGACGGCGGTTTCTGTTGGGCAGCCTCGCGGGCGCAATCACCGGCTTCGGGCTGAGCGCATGGTTTACGCATCCGACGCTCGCGGTGGCAGCGCTTTCGCTGGCTGCGGCGGGAGCCTGGGGTTGTCTTGGTCCCTTCTGGGCTCTGCCCACAACGACGCTGCGCGGGACTGCGGCTGCGGGTGGGATCGCGATTATCAATTCTGTCGGTGCTCTGGGCGCGTTTTGCGGGCCTCTGCTGATGGGGATCGTCAGCGATGCGACGCATAGTTTCGCTGCGGCGCTGGCAACGGTGGCCGTATTGATGCTGGTTGCGGGCGGGCTCGTCTGGCGGTTGCGGGTTTCGTGAGTCCCCCTGCAGATTTTGATAAATTCCTGAAACTAAATGGTTTATGTTTACGACCTTCATCTAAACTGCTGAAAACAAGTAATTTGTCCTTAAATTATCTGGAATCAATAAGAAAAGCCCGTCATTTCTGACGAGCCTTCTCTAATTCCTTGCTAATTCCATTATAGCGAATTGCGCTAGACAATCCGCCAATTTGCTCTGTCTTTTCTCTCTTTCGATTCAGCTAGTTAGCAGATTTTTTGCCGATTATCCCCTTGACAAAGGAAAAGCAAGCAGAAAGTCCCGGGGCTAAAGCCCCTTCTTTGTCGGGGGCCTAACGCGGGGCTGAAGCCCCGCTCTCTACCGTCGTCCTGCTTCACAGGACAAAAGGTCTACTCCGACCTCTGTCAAAGATATCTAGCTCGATTTTTTTTCGACGACAGGGGCTTGACTGGATAAAGCCTTGAGCTTTTCGTATCTAGCCTTGCCACGCGGCTACTTTAGTTCATCTTCATTCCCGGCATAGGGGAGTGGTCCATGTTGTCGTGGCCTTGGTTGTCGTCATCGACGGACCAGACCTTTTTCGGGTCGGTTTTATAGGGGTAGACGTGGACCATCCATCCGAAGATGTGGGGATGGAATTCGCCGCCTGCTTCCTCGCACGCTTCCCTGGTGGTGATGGAACCGAGCAGGCCGAATTTTGCATCGGGGCCGAAGTAGGCGGCCTTCTGGCCTTCGGGGGCTTTGCAGAAGTTGATGTGCTGGTGCCATTGCGCGATGCTCAGCGGGATGCGGTCGTTGAGTTCGTCTTCCGGGGCGTCGACGCGGTCGGTGTACATGGCTCCAACGAGCTTATATCCGCCGTCTGCGGTTTTTGTGTAAAGGAGCGACGTTGGTTTTAGTGGATCGAAGTGCGACCGCGCTTCGAGTCCATACTCGGCCTTAGTGAAGTGGTACTGGTGCTGCGGAACGTTGGGCAGGAAGATGACGTAGCCGTCCGCGAGAGCCTTGCGGTAGTCCTGGTAGGGCGCCATGGCTTGCTTGGCTGCGGCTGCGATGGCGTCGGCTTTCTGCTGGTCGCCGGGTTTGGGCGGGCGCAGGGTGGGTCATGTACATGTGTCCCGACGTGTGAGCCATGCTGGTGGGCTGGGTGGCTTGTGACGTTTCCGCTGAGGCTAGAGACGCAGCGGTCAGGCAGAGGAGCACAGCTGGCCACTTTTTTAAGCGAAGCCGCATACGCGGTATTGGTCGGGACATTGATTAGGCTCCCTGTTTCTGATTTCAGAGACGCTGTGTTTGTGATCGGAGTTGCGGTTACTTGTCTGAAGCTTGATGCTGAATTCCGCTGCGCTCATTCTCTGGATTCTTTCGGAGGATTGCGCCTCAGAATGACGGCTGGGAGAGGTTCGTGCTTTCCCACATCTTTTCAAGATGCGGGGCACCCTTTTTCGTGCCGCTTTTCGCGTCTCAGTGCAATCTTGGGAATGCGGTTTCTTATCGCTATGTGCGCACTTCGACGCATTTCTTATGAAACCAGTAAAATAAGAAGTGACGATGAAACGTCTGGCCATCTCCCGGGCACGATTTCCACGACAATACGCGCAGACGACGGGTCCTATTCTCGGCCTGATTGAGGATCTTCGCGCAGAAATGCCCGCATTCAGGAGAATTGGCCAGCCTTTTTCGATGGAATACGTGAATTTATGAGTGCTACGAAGCTGGAACCGACACATAGCGAACTGCAACAGCAAATCCATAACCGTGAACAAATCTTTGATGCCTTTCGCCGCTGGGGTTATCTACAGGCGAACCTCGATCCGCTAGGCCAATACCTTTCTGCGGAACCTATTCCTGAACTGGATCTTGAGGGTGACGATGCCGATGAGGCGCGCGGCTATTATTGCGGCACGATTGCGGCGGAGTTCATGCATATTCCGCACCGCGAGCGGCGCGCCTGGATTGCGGCGCGGCTGGAAACGGAAGCTCCAAGTGTGGATGAGAAGCGGATTCTCGATCTGCTGATCAAGGCCGATACCTTCGAGCAGGTGATTCAGTCGCGGTATCTGGGGACGAAGCGCTTTTCGCTCGAAGGTGTGACGGCGCTGATCCCTTTTCTTGACGAGATGCTGCGCCGCTCGAGCGAACTGGGCGCGACAAAAGCTGTGATTGGCATGAGCCATCGCGGGCGCTTGAGCGTGATGGTGAACACGTTTGGAAAATCGCCTGCGGACATTTTTTCGAAGTTTGAGGACGTAGACCCGCGCAGCATTCTGGGCGGCGGCGATGTGAAGTATCACGTGGGCGCGACGGGCTGCTACATGACGCGGAATGGCAAGGACATTTCGCTGCACCTGGTGTCGAACCCGAGCCACCTGGAAGCGGTTGATCCGGTGGCCATGGGGCGCACACGGGCGAAGCAGACGCGTATTGGCAAGGACGGGCAGGAGCGCGTGCTGCCGGTGGTGATTCACGGCGATGCTGCGTTTGCCGGGCAGGGGATCTGGGCCGAGACGATGAATCTTGGCTCGGTAGAAGGTTTCACGGTTGGCGGCGGCATTCATATTATTGCCAACAATCTGATCGGGTTCACCGCTGAGCCCGAAGAATCGAACTCGTCGCGCTTTGCTTCGGATCTGGCGAAGCGGATGCCGATTCCTATCTTCCATGTGAATGCCGAGGACCCTGATGCTGTGGTGCGGGTTGCGGCGCTAGCTGTGGAGTATCGCTATACGTTCAAGACCGATGTGGTGATTGACTTGATCGGATACCGCCGGCATGGGCACAGCGAGGTTGACGACCCGACGATTACGCAACCGCTGCGCTATGCGAAGATCAAGGACCATCTGCCGCTCTATCAGATTTATGCGCAGAAGCTAGGCGCGGATGTCAGCGGGCGGGTGAAGGAGCTTCAGACCGAATTTGCCGAGGCGCAGCGCGCAGCCAAGTCGATGAAGAAGATGCCGACACTGGCGGTGCTGCCGGATTACTGGTCGGCGTATCGGGGCGGGAAGTACAAGGCGGAGTATGAGGTCGAGACGGGGTTGACGGCGGAAGAAGTCGGCAGGATTTCTGATGGTCTGGCGAAGTATCCGGCGGATTTTCATATCCATCCGAAGATCAAGAAGCTGTTGGAACAGCGGGCGGAGATGGGGCAGGGGAAGCGTCCGTTTGACTACGGGATGGCTGAGGCTGTGGCGATTGGCTCGTTGCTGACGCAGGGAACTCCGGTGCGGCTGAGCGGGCAGGATAGCCAGCGTGGGACGTTTAATCAGCGGCACAGCGCGCTCGTCGATATTGAGAATGAAAACCTGCATATTCCGTTGAATCATCTGTCGCAGGATCAGGCGAAGTTTGAGGTTTACAACTCGATTCTGTCCGAGGCTGGAGTGCTTGGCTTCGAATATGGCTACAGCCGCGATTATCCGGAGACGCTGGTGATGTGGGAGGCGCAGTTTGGCGACTTTGCCAACGGCGCGCAGATCATTATCGATCAGTTCATCTCGTCGGGTGAGGACAAGTGGGGGCTGCTGGGTGCGATTGTGGTTCTGCTGCCGCATGGGTATGAGGGCCAGGGGCCGGAGCATTCGAGTGCGCGTGTGGAGCGATATCTGCAACTGGCGGCGCATGACAATATGCAGATCTGTCAGCCTTCGACGGCGGCGCAGTACTTCCATCTGCTGCGGCGGCAGGCGATGCGCAAGTGGCGCAAGCCTCTGATTGTGTTTACGCCGAAGAGCATGTTGCGGCATCCGGATGCTGTTTCAGAGCTGGCTGATTTTGCCCAGCCGCACTTCCTCAACGTGCTTCCGGAGACGGAGATTGCGAATGCGAAGCGGCTGCTCGTCTGCACGGGCAAGATCGGGCATGAACTGCGCGTGGAGCGCGAGAAGCGCAAGGACACGGCGACGGGGATCATTTTTGTCGAGCAGCTTTATCCGTGGCCCGAAGCGGAGCTTGTAGCTGCGATCAAGGCGCATCCGGAGGCGCATGAGGTGATCTGGGTGCAGGAAGAGCCGGAGAACATGGGCGCGCTCTCGTTTGTGATGCCGAGGCTGAAGCGGCTGGCGTTGCGGGATCGCCAGGTGCTGAGCATCAAGCGGTCGGCGGCGGCGAGTCCGGCGACGGGGTCGGCGAAGGCCCATGAGATGGAGCAGAAGACGGTGATCGAGCTGGCTCTGAGCGGTGGGTTGCAGAGTAAAGTTAGTCAGTAGCCTCGCTTGCTGTAACGAAGGCCGCTGTTTTTTGAAGCGGCCTTTTCGTTTTGGTAAGAAAAGCTGTTGAGAGACCGGGTGAGTCAGCGCTTCGCACGGATTCTTTCACTCGATGAGCAGGACGATACCCGACCCATGGGGCGCGTGCTTCACATAGGGCATTTCGATCTCCGAAAGTCACCTCTCTGCAACTTGCAATTGATTACCTTCGAGTTGATGGCCAAAAGATAGGCGAATCTGCGGCGAACCCGTCAAGAATGGGTGATGTCAACGTGATGTTGGGTCTTATAACGGAGAGACCCAATTTGCGATATGGCAGCCGTTTCGCCAATCTCGAAGTCCATCCTCTCCCGCTCTAGGTCGGAAAGATAAGGCAAGATGCAATTGAACCGGTTCGACGCGGGTATCATTCACTTTGTAAATCAATTCTCCCAACGGTCGTGGCTTGCAGACCACGTCATCTGTGGGACTTCCGACAACGAGCTCATGACCGGCGGATTCATCATGAGCATCTTCTGGTGGGCCTGGTTTCGCAACAAGGACGCAGAGGAGCGAGACAGACAATTGATTCTTTCAGCCATTGTCTTGTGTACTGCAGCATTATTTTTCGCAAGGGCGCTCGCGCTCCTCCTGCCTTTCCGCGAACGTCCGCTGCAGAATCCCGAGCTCCATTTCCGTGCTCCACTCGGAGTGGATCCGAACATTCTCTTCGGCTGGAGTTCTTTCCCAAGCGATCATGCCGTTCTCTTTTTTGCTTTGGCGACTTCAATCTCTTTTCTTTCGCGCAGGTTGGGTATCCTGGTATTCTGCTATGCATTTTTCATCGTCTGTCTGCCGAGAATCTACATGGGAAACCATTATCCGACTGACATATTAGCGGGCGCGCTGCTTGGAGTCTCCATTGCTTTTCTCTTGTTGGTCAAAGGTCTAAGAAACTGCTTAAGCTCTATCCCGATGCTTTGGCTTGAGCGCTCTCCTGCCTCGTTCTATCCCTGCTTTTATCTCATTACGTTTTTGTTCGGAACCATGTTCGATCCTCTGCGTTCCTTTGTTTCTGCCGCTCGGCATGCGGGTCATTACTTCATGCGTCATCATGTCTAACCTGCATGGAAATCGCATCACCCTCCATTGGGATTGCAGTGCGTTTCGTGCCGCATTGCCCAGAATCGCGACCCTCCACAAATGAGTTCGTTGCCCATGTGGGAAGGCATTCTGCATATGTGTCACTTCTCTGCCGCTCCGTGTCGGGGCAGCGACGGCTTGCAATTTCGTGGAGATACGGTCAGATATCGTGGGACAACAGACGAGCAGAGATCATCATCTGATCTTGAATTGGGATGTGCTTTCTTCCTTTGCTCGATTGCTCCAGGCCTAAAGCCAGGATGTCCCGAGATGATTGTTAAATAAACAATGTGAAAGGCCGGTT
This genomic window contains:
- a CDS encoding glycoside hydrolase family 27 protein; translation: MFRKNLSVFMLASLGLLAVSTAAVAQSSDLAATPPMGWNSWNHFAGKVTDADVRGAADALVSSGMRDAGYIYVNIDDTWEGERDASGVLHTNSKFPDMKALADYVHSKGLKLGIYSGPGPKTCAKYEGSYGHEEQDAKMYAAWGIDYLKYDLCSFTQLMKQQTGDEHSEKAFEMQKVAYEKMHKALVATGRPIVYSLCQYGWNDVWEWGPQVGGNLWRTTGDINDHYDRMEQIGFSQAGLAKFAGPGHWNDPDMLEVGNGGMTDDEYRQHMTLWVILAAPLLAGNDLSKMSPETLAILTNKDVIAVDQDKLGKQGDRVWAEGPKEIWAKPLSGGAKAVALFNRAPDPKAITLKLSDVGFGANAKMRDLWTGKDVTSTNGAYTVLIPKHGTVLLKVSQ
- a CDS encoding MFS transporter; translated protein: MDSGRELAARTLARVTRRLIPFLFLLYVFAYLDRVNVGYAALFIRRELNFSNTVYGTGAGLFFLSYALLEVPCNMILLRMGPRRWIGLLLVVWGIISASMALVRTPFEFYLLRFLLGVAESGFFPGIILYLTYWFPKQQKARAMARFLSATAVSGVIGAPLSNLLLRLDGVAGIAGWKWLFVGEGVPSILLGLLVFRVLADHPASASWLPEDERQWLIETLEAERSEISATHSVHLRAVWRNGVMWQLSAIYFLLSVGFYSLSLWMPVVLKQLSGASERRVILLTAIPWLFATLVMLTIGYFSDKRQERRRFLLGSLAGAITGFGLSAWFTHPTLAVAALSLAAAGAWGCLGPFWALPTTTLRGTAAAGGIAIINSVGALGAFCGPLLMGIVSDATHSFAAALATVAVLMLVAGGLVWRLRVS
- a CDS encoding 2-oxoglutarate dehydrogenase E1 component codes for the protein MSATKLEPTHSELQQQIHNREQIFDAFRRWGYLQANLDPLGQYLSAEPIPELDLEGDDADEARGYYCGTIAAEFMHIPHRERRAWIAARLETEAPSVDEKRILDLLIKADTFEQVIQSRYLGTKRFSLEGVTALIPFLDEMLRRSSELGATKAVIGMSHRGRLSVMVNTFGKSPADIFSKFEDVDPRSILGGGDVKYHVGATGCYMTRNGKDISLHLVSNPSHLEAVDPVAMGRTRAKQTRIGKDGQERVLPVVIHGDAAFAGQGIWAETMNLGSVEGFTVGGGIHIIANNLIGFTAEPEESNSSRFASDLAKRMPIPIFHVNAEDPDAVVRVAALAVEYRYTFKTDVVIDLIGYRRHGHSEVDDPTITQPLRYAKIKDHLPLYQIYAQKLGADVSGRVKELQTEFAEAQRAAKSMKKMPTLAVLPDYWSAYRGGKYKAEYEVETGLTAEEVGRISDGLAKYPADFHIHPKIKKLLEQRAEMGQGKRPFDYGMAEAVAIGSLLTQGTPVRLSGQDSQRGTFNQRHSALVDIENENLHIPLNHLSQDQAKFEVYNSILSEAGVLGFEYGYSRDYPETLVMWEAQFGDFANGAQIIIDQFISSGEDKWGLLGAIVVLLPHGYEGQGPEHSSARVERYLQLAAHDNMQICQPSTAAQYFHLLRRQAMRKWRKPLIVFTPKSMLRHPDAVSELADFAQPHFLNVLPETEIANAKRLLVCTGKIGHELRVEREKRKDTATGIIFVEQLYPWPEAELVAAIKAHPEAHEVIWVQEEPENMGALSFVMPRLKRLALRDRQVLSIKRSAAASPATGSAKAHEMEQKTVIELALSGGLQSKVSQ
- a CDS encoding phosphatase PAP2 family protein, translating into MQLNRFDAGIIHFVNQFSQRSWLADHVICGTSDNELMTGGFIMSIFWWAWFRNKDAEERDRQLILSAIVLCTAALFFARALALLLPFRERPLQNPELHFRAPLGVDPNILFGWSSFPSDHAVLFFALATSISFLSRRLGILVFCYAFFIVCLPRIYMGNHYPTDILAGALLGVSIAFLLLVKGLRNCLSSIPMLWLERSPASFYPCFYLITFLFGTMFDPLRSFVSAARHAGHYFMRHHV